The following are encoded in a window of Pyrenophora tritici-repentis strain M4 chromosome 6, whole genome shotgun sequence genomic DNA:
- a CDS encoding PCI multi-domain protein, translating to MEQTKALNALEPFLALSKSATSPRAASDLIVQATSAPNTYVFAELLQTPNIQNLRNSEEYSSHLTLLEIFAWGTWADYKAQPNLPKLSAQQHQKLLLLSLLPLSHSHETLTYKHLMTALELPTPRALEELITTAIYSGLITATLDPAHSLVSVTSISPLRDLAPGSLPSLQDTLSLWSDRCGSALADLEAQVAKVKKEALDREKLRRKKERALEAAMQANDEKNNGKRTVTGMGGDDAMDIDDEGGSSRTTRGTKRVPGSFGFGNLGRR from the exons ATGGAGCAGACCAAGGCCCTCAACGCGCTCGAGCCCTTCCTCGCCCTCAGCAAGTCGGCAACTTCTCCACGCGCAGCTTCCGACTTGATCGTGCAAGCCACCAGTGCGCCAAACACATATGTATTCGCCGAATTGCTACAGACACCAAATATCCAGAACTTGAGGAATTCAGAAGAGTATAGTTCGCATCTTACACTTCTCGAAATCTTCGCCTGGGGAACATGGGCGGACTACAAGG CGCAACCAAACCTACCAAAGCTCTCAGCACAGCAGCATCAGAAGCTCCTCCTTCTCTCATTACTACCACTCTCGCATTCGCACGAAACTCTGACGTACAAACACCTCATGACGGCGCTTGAGCTGCCTACCCCCCGCGCTCTCGAGGAACTCATCACTACCGCCATCTATTCCGGTCTCATCACCGCCACCCTCGACCCCGCGCACTCGCTCGTCTCCGTCACCTCCATTTCTCCACTACGCGACCTCGCCCCAGGTTCCCTTCCGTCCCTCCAAGACACCCTCTCCTTATGGTCAGATCGCTGCGGGTCCGCCCTAGCAGACCTAGAGGCGCAGGTTGCAAAGGTCAAGAAGGAAGCGCTAGACCGAGAAAAGCTGCGTCGGAAGAAGGAGCGTGCACTTGAAGCAGCCATGCAGGCCAACGACGAGAAGAATAATGGCAAACGAACTGTCACGGGTATGGGTGGCGATGACGCTATGGACATTGACGATGAGGGTGGTAGTAGTAGAACTACAAGGGGCACCAAGAGGGTTCCTGGCAGCTTTGGCTTTGGCAACCTCGGAAGACGATAG
- a CDS encoding ZntA, Cation transport ATPase, whose translation MAPPTTTTTAHMATTTLKVEGMTCGACTSAIESGFQGVKGVGNVSISLVMERAVVQHDPDLITADEVREIIEDRGFDAEVLSSDLPLPHPDDHFLSDSEDEEETIGSIATTTLSVGGMTCGACTSAVEGAFKDVAGLKSFSISLLSERAVIEHDTTIITAEQLAETIEDVGFDAKVLDTAVATTGPKKSKSRKQQKTMTTTVAVEGMTCGACTSAIESGFKDVDGVYQFNISLLANRAVLVHDPAKLTEDQIVEIIEDRGFDAKVLSSVDGNIQHLSANNAPVQLKIYGLPNENAAAELEGLLRKRPGITSATVKFSNSRATIQREPQIIGLRAIVEAVEAAGYNALVADSEDNDAQLESLAKTKEIQEWRRAVVFSAWFAVPVFLTSMFIPMFLPFLNYGGIRIIPGLYLGDVICFFLTIPVQFGIGKRFYVSAYKSLSHGAPTMDVLVVLGTSSAFFFSVFSMLVSLLVSPHTKPTTLFDTSTMLITFISLGRYLENKAKGQTSKALSNLMSLAPSMTTIYADPIAAAKAAEGWDVAEEKLDRKSIDGNAVEERVISTELIEVGDVVILRPGDKLPADGTVTRGESYLNESMVTGEAMPILKKKGSLVMAGTVNGAGRLEFVVTRAGRDTQLSQIVRLVQEAQTSRAPIQRLADTVAGYFVPIIITLGLATFIGWMVLSHILPYPPKVFLDHASGGKFMVCIKLCIAVIVFACPCALGLATPTAVMVGTGVGAEQGILVKGGAALETATKINHVIFDKTGTLTVGKMSVSKADIQGEWAKGEKKKLWWTLIGLAEMGSEHPIAKAIVLSAKDHLRLGPDGSFDGAVGDFEAIVGKGITATVEAAMSRERTRYKVLIGNTTFLTSEGVNVPHFVEETSASTNANSRGRSAGITTIHTAIGNTYTGTLSLSDTIKPSARAAVLALSRLGISSSIVTGDTSASALVVAAAVGIDAADVHASSTPADKKAMVEDLQSRGMVVGMVGDGINDSPALAAADIGIALSSGTDVAMEAASIVLMTNTDLLAIPASLVLSRAIFFRIKLNLAWACMYNFVGLPFAMGFFLPWGLSLHPMAAGAAMACSSVSVVASSLHLKFWTRPSWMKVSVLDPNAPIDDREAEMEKLGGKGMFSTIKDWVSDAWAARKRNKEETSYMPLRDMGDH comes from the coding sequence ATGGCTCCCCCAACTACCACCACGACGGCGCATATGGCGACAACAACGCTCAAAGTCGAGGGCATGACATGCGGCGCATGCACATCCGCCATCGAGTCGGGATTCCAGGGCGTCAAGGGAGTCGGGAACGTGTCGATAAGCCTGGTCATGGAAAGGGCCGTCGTGCAACATGATCCCGATCTGATCACAGCAGATGAGGTCAGGGAAATCATTGAAGACAGGGGCTTCGATGCCGAAGTGCTATCGTCAGATCTCCCATTGCCACATCCGGACGACCACTTCCTGAGCGACTCggaggatgaggaggaaACTATTGGAAGCATCGCGACAACAACACTCTCCGTTGGCGGCATGACATGCGGTGCATGCACTTCCGCCGTGGAGGGCGCCTTCAAGGACGTAGCTGGACTAAAGTCATTCAGCATATCGCTACTCTCGGAACGCGCTGTAATCGAGCATGACACAACCATCATAACGGCGGAACAACTGGCTGAGACAATAGAAGACGTTGGTTTTGACGCAAAGGTGCTGGATACCGCGGTCGCGACAACAGGGCccaagaagagcaagagCCGGAAACAACAAAAGACAATGACCACTACCGTCGCTGTTGAAGGCATGACTTGTGGCGCATGCACATCCGCCATTGAAAGTGGCTTCAAAGACGTCGACGGTGTATACCAATTCAACATCAGCCTACTCGCCAATCGCGCTGTGCTTGTCCATGACCCCGCTAAGCTGACCGAAGACCAAATCGTGGAGATTATCGAGGATCGGGGTTTTGACGCCAAAGTACTATCGTCCGTAGACGGCAACATTCAACATTTATCAGCAAACAATGCTCCCGTGCAGCTCAAGATCTATGGACTCCCCAATGAGAACGCTGCCGCAGAACTCGAAGGGCTATTGAGGAAACGACCAGGAATCACATCTGCAACCGTCAAGTTCAGCAACTCAAGAGCCACCATCCAGCGGGAACCTCAAATCATCGGTCTTCGCGCTATTGTGGAGGCCGTAGAAGCAGCCGGATACAACGCTCTTGTGGCTGATTCGGAGGACAACGACGCCCAACTCGAATCACTTGCAAAGACAAAAGAGATCCAGGAATGGAGGCGAGCCGTCGTCTTCTCCGCATGGTTCGCAGTGCCTGTGTTCCTGACCAGCATGTTTATCCCCATGTTTCTGCCATTCCTCAACTATGGCGGTATCCGTATCATACCCGGTCTCTATCTCGGCGACGTCATCTGCTTCTTCCTTACCATTCCAGTTCAATTCGGCATCGGAAAGCGCTTCTACGTATCTGCCTACAAGTCGTTGAGCCACGGCGCACCCACTATGGATGTTCTCGTAGTTCTCGGTACCTCCTCTGCATTCTTCTTCAGCGTCTTCTCGATGCTCGTCTCCCTACTCGTCTCTCCGCACACCAAACCGACCACACTATTCGATACCAGCACCATGTTGATTACCTTTATCAGCTTGGGCCGTTACCTTGAGAACAAAGCAAAGGGTCAGACCTCCAAAGCACTGTCCAACCTCATGTCACTAGCTCCATCAATGACTACTATCTACGCCGACCCCATCGCCGCTGCGAAAGCTGCCGAGGGCTGGGATGTCGCCGAAGAGAAGCTGGATCGCAAGTCCATTGATGGGAACGCTGTCGAAGAGCGGGTCATTTCTACTGAGCTCATTGAAGTTGGCGACGTTGTCATCCTTCGACCTGGTGACAAGCTTCCAGCCGACGGCACAGTAACTCGTGGAGAGTCATACCTCAACGAGAGCATGGTCACTGGCGAAGCTATGCCGATTCTGAAGAAGAAGGGCTCACTTGTCATGGCCGGAACCGTCAACGGCGCTGGTCGTTTGGAATTTGTTGTCACCCGAGCTGGCCGCGATACTCAGCTCAGCCAAATTGTCCGCCTTGTCCAAGAAGCTCAAACTAGCCGCGCTCCAATTCAACGACTTGCGGATACAGTTGCCGGCTACTTCGTTCCCATCATCATCACTCTTGGTCTCGCCACGTTCATTGGCTGGATGGTCCTAAGTCACATCCTTCCCTACCCACCCAAGGTCTTCCTTGACCACGCTAGCGGCGGCAAGTTCATGGTGTGCATCAAGCTATGTATCGCTGTCATTGTCTTTGCCTGCCCATGTGCTCTCGGTCTTGCCACCCCAACAGCTGTCATGGTTGGTACTGGTGTCGGTGCTGAGCAAGGTATCCTCGTCAAGGGCGGTGCCGCCTTGGAGACTGCAACCAAGATTAACCACGTCATCTTTGACAAAACTGGTACTCTTACCGTTGGCAAGATGAGTGTCTCCAAGGCCGACATCCAGGGCGAATGGGCAAAGGGCGAGAAGAAGAAACTCTGGTGGACCCTTATTGGACTTGCTGAAATGGGCTCTGAGCATCCCATTGCCAAGGCTATCGTTCTATCTGCAAAGGACCACCTTCGATTGGGACCTGATGGTAGCTTCGATGGCGCTGTGGGTGACTTCGAAGCCATTGTCGGAAAGGGTATTACTGCAACTGTCGAGGCAGCCATGTCTCGCGAGCGCACTCGTTACAAGGTTCTCATCGGCAACACCACCTTCCTGACATCAGAAGGTGTCAACGTCCCGCACTTTGTAGAAGAAACGTCCGCATCCACAAATGCCAACTCACGAGGACGCTCTGCTGGTATCACTACCATCCACACTGCCATTGGCAACACCTACACCGGTACATTGAGCCTCTCCGATACCATTAAGCCCTCGGCCCGCGCTGCAGTACTTGCTCTCTCTCGTCTTGGCATATCATCCTCCATCGTTACCGGAGACACATCAGCTTCCGCTCTTGTCGTCGCAGCAGCAGTTGGTATTGATGCAGCTGATGTTCACGCCTCATCCACTCCTGCAGACAAGAAAGCCATGGTTGAAGATCTCCAGTCTCGTGGTATGGTCGTTGGTATGGTCGGTGACGGTATTAACGACTCTCCCGCTCTCGCCGCTGCAGACATCGGCATTGCCCTATCAAGTGGTACAGATGTCGCCATGGAAGCGGCCTCTATCGTCCTAATGACCAACACTGACCTTCTCGCAATTCCCGCCTCGCTCGTCCTCAGCCGCGCAATCTTTTTCCGTATCAAACTCAATCTCGCCTGGGCCTGCATGTACAACTTCGTCGGACTCCCCTTTGCAATGGGTTTCTTCCTGCCCTGGGGCCTTTCGTTGCATCCCATGGCTGCGGGTGCTGCCATGGCATGCTCTTCCGTCAGCGTCGTTGCTAGCTCTCTGCACCTCAAGTTCTGGACCAGACCTAGCTGGATGAAGGTTAGTGTACTGGACCCTAATGCACCCATCGACGACAGGGAAGCGGAGATGGAAAAACTGGGCGGCAAGGGCATGTTCAGCACTATCAAGGATTGGGTTAGTGATGCGTGGGCGGCCAGGAAGAGGAATAAGGAAGAGACTAGTTACATGCCGCTCAGGGATATGGGAGACCACTGA
- a CDS encoding GTPase SAR1 and related small G protein, which yields MGRNRAVSNASTRSGEPPLQELGSMYDYLAKVVLLGPSGAGKSCLLHRFVKSEWRVLSSQTIGVEFSSKIVHIADRRRSPLSSSSRKRIKLQLWDTAGTERFRSVSRSYYRGAAGAILVYDVSSWRSFEQLRTFLDDARALAGPDITIILAGNKNDVEGEGNGVPVQGGVSGGSHSGGYTSYSYGSTPGSESGLSPPTPGSLSSRTASLNANLHASYTIAPEGREVPAETASRWASQNGIPVAVEVSALNGENVEELFNRLARMILTKIELGEIDPDNPASGIQYGDLGWDDGGGSVKSGFGDEGVRYRRRGKKTGGLSEWEDVFSVDLFIVDRF from the exons ATGGGGCGGAATCGAGCCGTTTCGAATGCGTCGACGAGGAGCGGTGAGCCGCCTTTACAA GAGCTGGGCAGCATGTATGATTACCTGGCCAAAGTGGTACTCTTAGGACCTAGTGGAGCAGGCAA GTCTTGCCTCCTCCATCGCTTCGTAAAGTCGGAAT GGCGCGTCCTCTCGAGTCAAACCATTGGCGTAGAATTCTCCTCCAAAATCGTCCACATCGCCGATCGCCGTCGCTCTCCTTTATCGTCTAGCTCGCGCAAAAGAATAAAACTGCAACTCTGGGATACAGCAGGTACAGAACGATTTCGCTCAGTGTCGCGATCCTACTACCGCGGCGCAGCTGGCGCAATACTGGTATACGATGTGAGTAGCTGGCGCAGCTTCGAGCAATTGCGAACCTTTCTCGACGACGCAAGAGCACTGGCGGGTCCAGATATCACCATCATACTCGCCGGCAACAAGAACGATGTCGAAGGAGAGGGGAACGGTGTGCCAGTACAAGGAGGGGTAAGTGGGGGCAGTCATAGTGGTGGGTACACGAGTTATAGCTATGGCAGTACTCCCGGCTCAGAAAGCGGGCTTTCGCCGCCTACGCCAGGGTCGCTATCAAGTCGCACGGCAAGTCTAAACGCCAATCTACACGCGTCCTATACCATTGCGCCAGAGGGTCGCGAAGTCCCAGCCGAAACGGCATCTAGGTGGGCGAGTCAGAATGGGATTCCGGTTGCGGTGGAGGTCTCGGCGCTCAATGGGGAGAATGTCGAAGAGCTGTTTAACAGGCTAGCACGAATGATCCTCACAAAGATTGAACTGGGCGAGATTGATCCAGACAATCCGGCTAGTGGTATACAATACGGCGATTTGGGGTGGGATGACGGTGGTGGCAGTGTCAAGAGTGGGTTTGGCGATGAAGGCGTGAGGTATCGCAGAAGAGGCAAGAAGACGGGTGGATTGAGTGAGTGGGAAGATGTGTTTAG TGTTGATCTTTTTATTGTCGATCGGTTTTAA
- a CDS encoding dienelactone hydrolase, translated as MTWLHRLNPTPAFPAHTGPYKVGSIDVEIPTSELESPTANAPPMDLPTVAFRIFYPCKQDSNEKAVKWIPNSQREYVSAYARFLGASNAFAGVLSVMPQLLYYVTMPVHQNADLLAPPPKSDRWPVMMFSHGLGGTRNAYSHICGSLASHGVVVVAADHRDGSSPLSIHHTPEEKEKVKRVPYRNIAHSPSTEVYEARNEQLRIRLWELGMIHDALLKLDDGRKLTNVAQDQPKGKNMLNMFTNLMDVHQPGAIGFAGHSFGACTMIQFVKSVYYRPKAQIPNYKPLYTPTEDSSIVRQITSANSVHLLDLWTLPIQSPDTAWLRSQPMPCYDSKNGGKNLLAIASEGFYNWSSNLRETKRIIAKPPASQSPYPNQPGPHMFYPIASAHLSQSDFGVLFPWVTTKAFGAKEPERVLRLNTRAILQVLRENGVRVANTSAADLELEDTAVKDASVAQDSSILSRTKDSVRGWTNISADSEQEGNLVGSPVERVGSGGKGPGGCDG; from the exons ATGACCTGGCTTCATCGGTTGAACCCTACACCAGCTTTCCCGGCGCATACGGGACCATACAAGGTCGGCTCTATAGACGTAGAAATACCCACAAGTGAATTGGAGAGTCCTACTGCCAATGCGCCACCTATGGATTTGCCAACGGTAGCCTTTCGTATATTCTATCCTTGCAAGCAGGACAGCAATGAGAAGGCTGTAAAATGGATACCGAACTCGCAGAGGGAATACGTCAGTGCCTATGCTAGGTTTTTGGGTGCTAGCAATGCATTTGCTGGTGTTTTATC AGTAATGCCGCAATTGTTATATTATGTCACCATGCCCGTACACCAAAACGCTGATCTCCTCGCACCCCCACCAAAGTCCGATAGATGGCCCGTCATGATGTTTTCACATGGTCTAGGCGGTACTAGAAACGCATACTCGCACATTTGTGGTTCACTCGCTAGCCACGGGGTTGTTGTCGTTGCGGCAGATCACAGGGACGGTAGTTCACCTCTGTCTATCCACCACACGCCagaagagaaggagaaggtCAAGCGTGTACCATACAGGAATATTGCCCATAGCCCGAGCACCGAGGTATACGAAGCCAGAAACGAACAATTGCGTATACGATTATGGGAGCTGGGCATGATACATGATGCGTTGTTGAAGCTCGACGATGGACGGAAACTCACCAATGTCGCACAGGATCAGCCAAAGGGGAAGAACATGCTAAACATGTTTACAAACCTAATGGACGTACATCAACCGGGTGCGATTGGCTTTGCCGGCCACTCATTCGGCGCGTGTACAATGATTCAGTTTGTCAAATCAGTGTACTACCGACCAAAGGCACAGATCCCAAACTACAAGCCACTATACACACCAACCGAAGACTCGAGCATAGTCCGTCAGATTACGTCAGCCAACAGCGTCCACCTACTAGACTTATGGACGCTTCCCATCCAAAGCCCAGACACAGCCTGGCTCCGTTCACAGCCCATGCCATGCTACGACTCCAAGAACGGCGGCAAGAACCTTCTAGCAATCGCCTCAGAAGGCTTCTACAACTGGTCTTCCAACTTACGCGAGACGAAGCGCATCATCGCAAAACCTCCCGCCTCGCAATCACCCTACCCCAACCAGCCCGGCCCACACATGTTCTACCCCATCGCCTCTGCCCATCTCTCCCAAAGCGACTTTGGCGTCCTGTTCCCCTGGGTCACAACCAAAGCTTTTGGCGCAAAAGAACCCGAGCGCGTTCTCAGACTCAATACCCGCGCTATCCTACAGGTTCTGCGTGAAAATGGCGTTAGGGTTGCTAATACTAGTGCTGCAGACCTGGAACTCGAGGACACGGCGGTGAAAGATGCGAGTGTGGCGCAGGATAGTAGTATTCTCAGTCGGACTAAAGATAGTGTGCGCGGCTGGACTAATATAAGTGCAGATTCAGAGCAAGAAGGTAATTTGGTGGGCTCGCCCGTGGAGAGGGTGGGTAGTGGGGGTAAGGGGCCGGGGGGATGCGATGGTTGA